Proteins encoded within one genomic window of Bos mutus isolate GX-2022 chromosome 9, NWIPB_WYAK_1.1, whole genome shotgun sequence:
- the VNN1 gene encoding pantetheinase isoform X2 codes for MIMSQLLNYVAVLFFCVSRASSLDTFIAAVYEHAVILPNVTLVPVSPEEALAVMNRNLDLLEGAVTSASKQGAHIIVTPEDGIYGFNFTRESIYPYLEDIPDPQVNWIPCNNPDRFGHTPVQQRLSCLAKDNSIYIVANIGDKKSCNASDPQCPPDGRYQYNTDVVFDSKGKLVARYHKQNLFLNEDQFNAPKEPEVVTFNTTFGKFGIFTCFDILFHDPAVTLVRDSRVDTILFPTAWMNVLPHLSAIEFHSAWAMGMRVNFLASNLHYPLKKMTGSGIYAPDSPRAFHYDMKTEEGKLLLAQLDSHPHPTPVVNWTSYASGVEAHSVGNQEFTGIIFFDEFTFLELKEIGGNYTVCQRDLCCHLSYKMSEKRSDEVYALGAFDGLHTVEGSYYLQICTLLKCKTTDLHTCGDSVETASTRFEMFALSGTFGTQYVFPEVLLSEIQLAPGEFQVSSDGRLFSLKPTSGPVLTVTLFGRLYEKDSAPNTLSDLTTQALRLNPKTDAWKSK; via the exons ATGATTATGTCTCAGTTGCTCAACTATGTGGccgttttgtttttctgtgtctccAGAGCCAGCTCCCTGGATACCTTTATTGCAGCTGTTTATGAGCATGCAGTCATATTGCCTAATGTCACCCTCGTGCCAGTGTCTCCTGAAGAGGCCTTGGCAGTAATGAACCGGAATTTGGATCTTCTGGAGGGAGCAGTGACGTCAGCATCGAAGCAG GGTGCACATATCATTGTGACCCCAGAAGATGGCATTTATGGTTTTAACTTCACCAGGGAATCTATCTACCCATACTTGGAGGATATCCCAGACCCTCAAGTGAACTGGATCCCTTGTAATAATCCTGACAG ATTTGGTCACACCCCAgtgcaacaaagactcagctgTCTGGCCAAGGATAACTCCATCTACATTGTGGCAAATATCGGGGACAAGAAGTCATGCAACGCCAGCGACCCTCAGTGTCCCCCTGACGGTCGTTACCAATACAATACTGATGTGGTGTTTGATTCTAAGGGAAAACTGGTGGCACGCTACCATAAG CAAAATCTTTTCTTGAATGAAGATCAATTCAATGCACCCAAGGAACCTGAGGTCGTGACTTTCAACACCACCTTTGGAAAGTTTGGCATTTTCACGTGCTTTGATATTCTCTTCCACGATCCTGCTGTGACTCTGGTGAGAGATTCCCGTGTGGACACCATACTCTTCCCAACAGCTTGGATGAATGTTTTGCCACATTTGTCAGCTATTGAATTCCACTCAGCCTGGGCTATGGGCATGAGAGTCAACTTCCTAGCATCCAATCTACATTACCCCTTGAAGAAAATGACAG GGAGTGGAATCTATGCACCTGATTCTCCACGAGCATTTCATTATGAtatgaagacagaggaaggaaaactcctcCTCGCACAACTGGACTcccacccacaccccacaccGGTGGTGAATTGGACTTCCTATGCCAGTGGTGTAGAAGCCCACTCAGTGGGAAACCAGGAATTTACAGGCATCATCTTTTTTGATGAATTCACCTTCTTGGAGCTCAAAGAAATTGGAGGAAATTACACAGTTTGTCAGAGAGATCTCTGCTGTCATCTAAGTTACAAGATGTCTGAGAAAAGATCAGATGAAGTTTATGCCCTGGGGGCATTTGATGGACTACATACTGTTGAAGGGAGCTATTATTTACAG ATTTGTACTCTGCTGAAGTGTAAAACAACAGACTTACACACTTGTGGTGACTCAGTTGAGACTGCTTCCACCAGGTTTGAAATGTTCGCCCTCAGTGGCACGTTCGGAACCCAGTATGTCTTCCCTGAGGTGTTGCTGAGTGAAATTCAGCTTgcacctggagaatttcag GTATCGAGTGATGGACGCTTGTTCAGCCTGAAGCCAACATCTGGACCTGTTTTGACAGTGACTCTCTTCGGAAGGTTATATGAGAAGGATAGTGCACCAAATACTTTATCAGACCTCACGACACAAGCGCTAAGG CTCAATCCAAAGACAGACGCGTGGAAAAGTAAATAA
- the VNN1 gene encoding pantetheinase isoform X3, translated as MVHSNLCLIYALGASSLDTFIAAVYEHAVILPNVTLVPVSPEEALAVMNRNLDLLEGAVTSASKQGAHIIVTPEDGIYGFNFTRESIYPYLEDIPDPQVNWIPCNNPDRFGHTPVQQRLSCLAKDNSIYIVANIGDKKSCNASDPQCPPDGRYQYNTDVVFDSKGKLVARYHKQNLFLNEDQFNAPKEPEVVTFNTTFGKFGIFTCFDILFHDPAVTLVRDSRVDTILFPTAWMNVLPHLSAIEFHSAWAMGMRVNFLASNLHYPLKKMTGSGIYAPDSPRAFHYDMKTEEGKLLLAQLDSHPHPTPVVNWTSYASGVEAHSVGNQEFTGIIFFDEFTFLELKEIGGNYTVCQRDLCCHLSYKMSEKRSDEVYALGAFDGLHTVEGSYYLQICTLLKCKTTDLHTCGDSVETASTRFEMFALSGTFGTQYVFPEVLLSEIQLAPGEFQVSSDGRLFSLKPTSGPVLTVTLFGRLYEKDSAPNTLSDLTTQALRLNPKTDAWKSK; from the exons ATGGTCCACAGTAATCTGTGCCTCATATATGCCCTTGG AGCCAGCTCCCTGGATACCTTTATTGCAGCTGTTTATGAGCATGCAGTCATATTGCCTAATGTCACCCTCGTGCCAGTGTCTCCTGAAGAGGCCTTGGCAGTAATGAACCGGAATTTGGATCTTCTGGAGGGAGCAGTGACGTCAGCATCGAAGCAG GGTGCACATATCATTGTGACCCCAGAAGATGGCATTTATGGTTTTAACTTCACCAGGGAATCTATCTACCCATACTTGGAGGATATCCCAGACCCTCAAGTGAACTGGATCCCTTGTAATAATCCTGACAG ATTTGGTCACACCCCAgtgcaacaaagactcagctgTCTGGCCAAGGATAACTCCATCTACATTGTGGCAAATATCGGGGACAAGAAGTCATGCAACGCCAGCGACCCTCAGTGTCCCCCTGACGGTCGTTACCAATACAATACTGATGTGGTGTTTGATTCTAAGGGAAAACTGGTGGCACGCTACCATAAG CAAAATCTTTTCTTGAATGAAGATCAATTCAATGCACCCAAGGAACCTGAGGTCGTGACTTTCAACACCACCTTTGGAAAGTTTGGCATTTTCACGTGCTTTGATATTCTCTTCCACGATCCTGCTGTGACTCTGGTGAGAGATTCCCGTGTGGACACCATACTCTTCCCAACAGCTTGGATGAATGTTTTGCCACATTTGTCAGCTATTGAATTCCACTCAGCCTGGGCTATGGGCATGAGAGTCAACTTCCTAGCATCCAATCTACATTACCCCTTGAAGAAAATGACAG GGAGTGGAATCTATGCACCTGATTCTCCACGAGCATTTCATTATGAtatgaagacagaggaaggaaaactcctcCTCGCACAACTGGACTcccacccacaccccacaccGGTGGTGAATTGGACTTCCTATGCCAGTGGTGTAGAAGCCCACTCAGTGGGAAACCAGGAATTTACAGGCATCATCTTTTTTGATGAATTCACCTTCTTGGAGCTCAAAGAAATTGGAGGAAATTACACAGTTTGTCAGAGAGATCTCTGCTGTCATCTAAGTTACAAGATGTCTGAGAAAAGATCAGATGAAGTTTATGCCCTGGGGGCATTTGATGGACTACATACTGTTGAAGGGAGCTATTATTTACAG ATTTGTACTCTGCTGAAGTGTAAAACAACAGACTTACACACTTGTGGTGACTCAGTTGAGACTGCTTCCACCAGGTTTGAAATGTTCGCCCTCAGTGGCACGTTCGGAACCCAGTATGTCTTCCCTGAGGTGTTGCTGAGTGAAATTCAGCTTgcacctggagaatttcag GTATCGAGTGATGGACGCTTGTTCAGCCTGAAGCCAACATCTGGACCTGTTTTGACAGTGACTCTCTTCGGAAGGTTATATGAGAAGGATAGTGCACCAAATACTTTATCAGACCTCACGACACAAGCGCTAAGG CTCAATCCAAAGACAGACGCGTGGAAAAGTAAATAA
- the VNN1 gene encoding pantetheinase isoform X1, whose product MIMSQLLNYVAVLFFCVSRASSLDTFIAAVYEHAVILPNVTLVPVSPEEALAVMNRNLDLLEGAVTSASKQGAHIIVTPEDGIYGFNFTRESIYPYLEDIPDPQVNWIPCNNPDRFGHTPVQQRLSCLAKDNSIYIVANIGDKKSCNASDPQCPPDGRYQYNTDVVFDSKGKLVARYHKQNLFLNEDQFNAPKEPEVVTFNTTFGKFGIFTCFDILFHDPAVTLVRDSRVDTILFPTAWMNVLPHLSAIEFHSAWAMGMRVNFLASNLHYPLKKMTGSGIYAPDSPRAFHYDMKTEEGKLLLAQLDSHPHPTPVVNWTSYASGVEAHSVGNQEFTGIIFFDEFTFLELKEIGGNYTVCQRDLCCHLSYKMSEKRSDEVYALGAFDGLHTVEGSYYLQICTLLKCKTTDLHTCGDSVETASTRFEMFALSGTFGTQYVFPEVLLSEIQLAPGEFQVSSDGRLFSLKPTSGPVLTVTLFGRLYEKDSAPNTLSDLTTQALRVMFIVIILIVYSLYW is encoded by the exons ATGATTATGTCTCAGTTGCTCAACTATGTGGccgttttgtttttctgtgtctccAGAGCCAGCTCCCTGGATACCTTTATTGCAGCTGTTTATGAGCATGCAGTCATATTGCCTAATGTCACCCTCGTGCCAGTGTCTCCTGAAGAGGCCTTGGCAGTAATGAACCGGAATTTGGATCTTCTGGAGGGAGCAGTGACGTCAGCATCGAAGCAG GGTGCACATATCATTGTGACCCCAGAAGATGGCATTTATGGTTTTAACTTCACCAGGGAATCTATCTACCCATACTTGGAGGATATCCCAGACCCTCAAGTGAACTGGATCCCTTGTAATAATCCTGACAG ATTTGGTCACACCCCAgtgcaacaaagactcagctgTCTGGCCAAGGATAACTCCATCTACATTGTGGCAAATATCGGGGACAAGAAGTCATGCAACGCCAGCGACCCTCAGTGTCCCCCTGACGGTCGTTACCAATACAATACTGATGTGGTGTTTGATTCTAAGGGAAAACTGGTGGCACGCTACCATAAG CAAAATCTTTTCTTGAATGAAGATCAATTCAATGCACCCAAGGAACCTGAGGTCGTGACTTTCAACACCACCTTTGGAAAGTTTGGCATTTTCACGTGCTTTGATATTCTCTTCCACGATCCTGCTGTGACTCTGGTGAGAGATTCCCGTGTGGACACCATACTCTTCCCAACAGCTTGGATGAATGTTTTGCCACATTTGTCAGCTATTGAATTCCACTCAGCCTGGGCTATGGGCATGAGAGTCAACTTCCTAGCATCCAATCTACATTACCCCTTGAAGAAAATGACAG GGAGTGGAATCTATGCACCTGATTCTCCACGAGCATTTCATTATGAtatgaagacagaggaaggaaaactcctcCTCGCACAACTGGACTcccacccacaccccacaccGGTGGTGAATTGGACTTCCTATGCCAGTGGTGTAGAAGCCCACTCAGTGGGAAACCAGGAATTTACAGGCATCATCTTTTTTGATGAATTCACCTTCTTGGAGCTCAAAGAAATTGGAGGAAATTACACAGTTTGTCAGAGAGATCTCTGCTGTCATCTAAGTTACAAGATGTCTGAGAAAAGATCAGATGAAGTTTATGCCCTGGGGGCATTTGATGGACTACATACTGTTGAAGGGAGCTATTATTTACAG ATTTGTACTCTGCTGAAGTGTAAAACAACAGACTTACACACTTGTGGTGACTCAGTTGAGACTGCTTCCACCAGGTTTGAAATGTTCGCCCTCAGTGGCACGTTCGGAACCCAGTATGTCTTCCCTGAGGTGTTGCTGAGTGAAATTCAGCTTgcacctggagaatttcag GTATCGAGTGATGGACGCTTGTTCAGCCTGAAGCCAACATCTGGACCTGTTTTGACAGTGACTCTCTTCGGAAGGTTATATGAGAAGGATAGTGCACCAAATACTTTATCAGACCTCACGACACAAGCGCTAAGGGTAATGTTCATAGTTATAATACTTATTGTGTACTCATTATATTGGTAG